From Sceloporus undulatus isolate JIND9_A2432 ecotype Alabama chromosome 6, SceUnd_v1.1, whole genome shotgun sequence, one genomic window encodes:
- the COMMD3 gene encoding COMM domain-containing protein 3 isoform X2, with protein MELSEPVQSALQALADRGCFSSGAYQALLQAAFRSLLSGPGEQALAFDHPDLEQIDPAMLKYCHAAAATCIVEAGKQKADKPAISTYLEDCKFDRERIEQFCTEYQKNKDNLEILLGSTGRCPPHITDICWRLEYQIKTNQLHKNYHPTYLMTLNVENNDSRSHQDINFSCSMEQLQDLIGKLKDAAKSLERTTQQ; from the exons ATGGAGCTGTCGGAGCCTGTGCAGAGCGCCTTGCAAGCCCTCGCCGACCGGGGCTGCTTCTCCTCCGGAGCCTACCAGGCTCTCCTGCAGGCCGCTTTCCGGAGCCTGCTCAGCGGCCCAGGCGAGCAGGCCTTGGCCTTCG ATCACCCAGACCTGGAACAGATTGATCCAGCAATGTTAAAATATTGCCATGCTGCAGCTGCAACATGTATAGTGGAAGCTGGGAAGCAAAAAGCGGACAAACCTGCCATAAG CACCTATTTAGAAGACTGTAAGTTTGACAGAGAGAGAATTGAACAATTTTGCACCGAATACCAG aaaaataaagataacTTGGAAATCCTATTGGGAAG TACAGGCAGATGTCCACCCCATATAACTGATATTTGTTGGCGTTTGGAATATCAAATCAAG ACGAATCAGCTTCATAAAAACTATCACCCTACCTATCTGATGACCTTAAATGTAGAG AACAATGACTCAAGATCTCACCAGGACATTAATTTTAGTTGTTCTATGGAGCAACTACAG GATTTAATTGGAAAATTAAAAGATGCAGCTAAAAGTCTAGAGAGGACAACTCAGCAGTAG
- the COMMD3 gene encoding COMM domain-containing protein 3 isoform X1, producing MWSWHTCRAGWLLLLLAVGFFASEEEVRSGGCVAPLLALLALLSAASGRNWPELQLSSNGSVYSNKHSGKKKTKEVWDHPDLEQIDPAMLKYCHAAAATCIVEAGKQKADKPAISTYLEDCKFDRERIEQFCTEYQKNKDNLEILLGSTGRCPPHITDICWRLEYQIKTNQLHKNYHPTYLMTLNVENNDSRSHQDINFSCSMEQLQDLIGKLKDAAKSLERTTQQ from the exons ATGTGGAGTTGGCATACTTGCAGAGCAggctggctgttgttgttgttggccgtCGGCTTCTTTGCAAGCGAGGAGGAAGTGAGGAGCGGAGGCTGTGTTGCGCCGCTGCTGGCTTTGCTTGCTCTGCTAAGCGCGGCCTCCGGTAGGAACTGGCCTGAACTGCAGTTGTCGAGCAACGGCTCTGTTTACTCAAACAAACACTCaggaaagaagaagacaaaagaagtgtggg ATCACCCAGACCTGGAACAGATTGATCCAGCAATGTTAAAATATTGCCATGCTGCAGCTGCAACATGTATAGTGGAAGCTGGGAAGCAAAAAGCGGACAAACCTGCCATAAG CACCTATTTAGAAGACTGTAAGTTTGACAGAGAGAGAATTGAACAATTTTGCACCGAATACCAG aaaaataaagataacTTGGAAATCCTATTGGGAAG TACAGGCAGATGTCCACCCCATATAACTGATATTTGTTGGCGTTTGGAATATCAAATCAAG ACGAATCAGCTTCATAAAAACTATCACCCTACCTATCTGATGACCTTAAATGTAGAG AACAATGACTCAAGATCTCACCAGGACATTAATTTTAGTTGTTCTATGGAGCAACTACAG GATTTAATTGGAAAATTAAAAGATGCAGCTAAAAGTCTAGAGAGGACAACTCAGCAGTAG